A portion of the Acidisoma sp. PAMC 29798 genome contains these proteins:
- a CDS encoding MarR family transcriptional regulator, with protein MVSNSSSDQLVGVLRDTIVALVRRDGPDLSARQLGVFLTCYLTDKAHTVRGLAADLEVSKPAITRALDRLSEFELVRRKLDPTDRRSVLVQRTLKGSAFLRDLRSVMTEAAGGKASVVHETGSRRAAG; from the coding sequence ATGGTTTCCAACTCATCTTCAGATCAGCTGGTTGGCGTTCTTAGAGATACGATCGTGGCCCTCGTGCGGCGTGACGGTCCCGATCTTTCCGCCCGCCAACTGGGTGTTTTTCTGACCTGCTATCTGACGGATAAGGCGCATACGGTGCGCGGCCTCGCGGCCGACCTCGAAGTGTCCAAGCCTGCCATCACCCGCGCGCTCGATCGGCTGTCCGAGTTCGAGCTGGTGCGCCGCAAGCTTGACCCCACCGATCGCCGCAGCGTGCTGGTGCAGCGCACCCTCAAGGGCTCGGCCTTCCTGCGCGATCTGCGCTCGGTCATGACCGAGGCGGCGGGTGGCAAAGCCTCCGTCGTGCATGAAACCGGAAGCCGCCGCGCCGCAGGCTGA